A genomic window from Streptomyces sp. NBC_00234 includes:
- a CDS encoding thiolase C-terminal domain-containing protein codes for MPSSSSTAPRRVAAVGISLADCGRVDEATPYALHAQAARRALADSGLDRSVINGFASAGLGTLAPVEVAEYLGLTPTWVDSTAVGGATWEVMAAHAADAIAAGRADVVLLVYGSTARADIKAGRRTSNLSFGARGPLQFEVPYGHSLIAKYAMAARRHMHEYGTTAEQLAEVAVQARANAAANPDAMFRDPITVDDVLSGPMVADPFTKLHCCIRSDGGCAVLLAAEEYVPDTAKDPVWILGTGEYVSHSTMSEWEDFTVSPAAVSGRLAFERAGVRPADIDLAEIYDAFTYMTLVTLEDLGFCAKGEGGPFMEKGRTGLRGELPVNTDGGGLSACHPGMRGLFLLVEAVRQLRGEAGERQVRRAGGRLPELAVASGTGGWFCSSGTVVLGRG; via the coding sequence ATGCCTTCCTCATCCTCCACCGCCCCGCGCCGGGTCGCCGCAGTCGGCATATCGCTGGCGGACTGCGGTCGCGTCGACGAGGCCACCCCGTACGCGCTGCACGCCCAGGCCGCCCGCAGGGCGCTCGCCGACTCGGGCCTGGACCGGTCCGTCATCAACGGTTTCGCCTCCGCGGGGCTCGGGACGCTCGCCCCCGTCGAGGTCGCCGAGTACCTCGGCCTCACCCCCACCTGGGTGGACTCCACCGCGGTCGGCGGCGCGACCTGGGAGGTCATGGCGGCCCACGCGGCGGACGCCATCGCCGCCGGTCGCGCCGACGTCGTCCTGCTCGTGTACGGGTCGACGGCCCGGGCCGACATCAAGGCGGGGCGCCGGACGTCGAACCTGTCGTTCGGGGCACGCGGCCCGCTCCAGTTCGAGGTGCCGTACGGGCACTCGCTGATCGCCAAGTACGCGATGGCCGCACGCCGCCACATGCACGAGTACGGGACGACGGCGGAGCAGCTCGCCGAGGTGGCGGTCCAGGCGCGGGCGAACGCGGCGGCCAACCCGGACGCGATGTTCCGGGACCCGATCACGGTGGACGACGTCCTGTCGGGACCGATGGTCGCCGACCCGTTCACCAAACTGCACTGCTGCATCCGCAGCGACGGCGGATGCGCGGTGCTGCTGGCCGCCGAGGAGTACGTACCGGACACGGCGAAGGACCCGGTCTGGATTCTCGGCACGGGTGAGTACGTCTCGCACTCCACGATGTCCGAGTGGGAGGACTTCACCGTCTCCCCCGCGGCGGTCTCGGGCCGGCTGGCCTTCGAACGGGCCGGGGTGCGTCCCGCCGACATCGACCTCGCCGAGATCTACGACGCGTTCACCTATATGACGCTGGTGACGCTGGAGGACCTGGGTTTCTGCGCGAAGGGCGAGGGCGGCCCGTTCATGGAGAAGGGCCGGACGGGGCTGCGGGGGGAGCTCCCGGTCAACACGGACGGCGGCGGGCTGTCGGCCTGCCACCCGGGGATGCGGGGACTGTTCCTGCTGGTGGAGGCGGTACGGCAGCTGCGCGGCGAGGCGGGCGAGCGCCAGGTGCGCCGGGCGGGCGGGCGGCTGCCGGAGCTGGCCGTGGCCTCGGGGACGGGCGGCTGGTTCTGCTCCTCGGGGACGGTGGTGCTGGGACGGGGCTGA
- a CDS encoding acyl-CoA dehydrogenase family protein, whose product MDAAFTAEQDEIRRTLRELLAKRCGPEEVRAAVRTADGYDTGLWRQLARDLGLPGLAIPEAYGGVGCGTAELALACEETGRALLPSPLLATAALAAPLITALGTGAQRTALLPGIASGELTATLAVPGTGLSTALGLTGDDSGGDWAGGGRAGGVQARPAGGGEGWRLYGEAAQVLDGHSAGLLVVAAHTGGFPRSRTLLFLVRTDTAAGLVRTRQTSMDETRPLGRIELRDTEAELLGADSAVETAAALVAAGRTAAAVLAAEAAGAAASALDRTVDYVKTREQFGRAIGSFQAVKHRLADAYVRVQAARSAAYYAAWDPTAAGLALAQALEALRVTAAEAVQLHGGIGFTWEHEAHLYFKRATADELLFGPVHRLRDRAAQQAGLFLTGTTGAEEAV is encoded by the coding sequence ATGGACGCCGCCTTCACCGCGGAACAGGACGAGATCCGCCGCACGCTGCGCGAACTGCTGGCCAAACGCTGCGGACCGGAGGAGGTCAGGGCCGCCGTACGGACCGCCGACGGGTACGACACCGGCCTGTGGCGGCAGCTCGCCCGCGATCTCGGTCTTCCGGGGCTCGCGATCCCCGAGGCGTACGGAGGTGTCGGCTGCGGGACCGCGGAGCTCGCCCTCGCCTGCGAGGAGACCGGCCGCGCCCTGCTGCCCTCGCCGCTGCTCGCCACGGCGGCCCTCGCCGCCCCCCTGATCACCGCACTCGGCACCGGGGCCCAGCGCACCGCCCTGCTCCCGGGCATCGCCTCGGGCGAGCTGACCGCCACCCTCGCCGTCCCGGGCACCGGTCTCTCCACCGCGCTCGGCCTCACCGGCGACGACAGCGGCGGCGACTGGGCGGGCGGCGGCCGGGCCGGCGGCGTACAGGCCAGGCCGGCCGGCGGCGGGGAGGGCTGGCGGCTGTACGGCGAGGCGGCACAGGTCCTCGACGGCCACAGCGCGGGCCTTCTCGTGGTCGCCGCGCACACGGGTGGCTTCCCGCGCAGCCGCACGCTCCTCTTCCTCGTCCGCACGGACACGGCGGCGGGGCTCGTCCGCACCCGGCAGACCTCGATGGACGAGACACGGCCGCTCGGGCGCATCGAACTGCGCGACACGGAGGCCGAACTCCTGGGCGCGGACAGCGCCGTCGAGACGGCGGCGGCCCTGGTCGCGGCCGGGCGCACGGCCGCCGCCGTGCTGGCGGCGGAGGCGGCCGGGGCGGCGGCGAGCGCGCTGGACCGCACCGTCGACTACGTGAAGACCCGCGAGCAGTTCGGCCGGGCGATCGGTTCCTTCCAGGCGGTGAAGCACCGCCTCGCGGACGCCTACGTACGGGTGCAGGCGGCCCGCTCGGCGGCCTACTACGCGGCCTGGGACCCGACGGCGGCCGGCCTGGCCCTCGCGCAGGCGCTGGAGGCGCTCCGGGTCACCGCCGCCGAGGCCGTCCAGTTGCACGGCGGCATCGGCTTCACCTGGGAGCACGAGGCACATCTCTACTTCAAGCGGGCCACCGCCGACGAACTGCTCTTCGGCCCCGTCCACCGGTTGCGCGACCGCGCGGCCCAGCAGGCAGGGCTGTTCCTGACCGGTACCACCGGGGCAGAGGAGGCCGTCTGA
- a CDS encoding nitroreductase family deazaflavin-dependent oxidoreductase: MAPGVRLVQKISSTRSFARIAPHVIPVMDRTVHRLTRGRVMLSAQMLPGLVLTVPGAKSGQPRTVPLACMPQKGPPESWVLVGSNFGRTGHPAWTANLLGSPDEAVVSWKGRDIPVRARLLQGPERAEVWKAALAFWPPYATYQARIEREIRLFRLERREVPD, from the coding sequence ATGGCGCCCGGAGTCCGGCTGGTCCAGAAGATCTCGTCGACCCGCTCCTTCGCGCGGATCGCCCCGCACGTCATCCCCGTCATGGACCGCACGGTTCACCGCCTCACCCGGGGCAGGGTGATGCTCAGCGCGCAGATGCTGCCGGGGCTGGTGCTCACCGTGCCCGGCGCGAAGAGCGGGCAGCCGAGAACGGTCCCCCTGGCCTGCATGCCGCAGAAGGGGCCGCCGGAGAGCTGGGTCCTGGTGGGCAGCAACTTCGGCCGGACCGGGCATCCGGCCTGGACCGCGAATCTGCTCGGCAGCCCGGACGAGGCCGTCGTCAGCTGGAAGGGCCGGGACATCCCGGTGCGCGCACGGCTGCTCCAGGGGCCGGAGCGGGCCGAGGTGTGGAAGGCGGCGCTGGCGTTCTGGCCGCCCTATGCGACCTACCAGGCGAGGATCGAGCGGGAGATCCGGCTGTTCCGGCTGGAGCGCCGGGAGGTGCCGGACTGA
- a CDS encoding TetR family transcriptional regulator, which yields MTGQVRTVDGRVAGRRGQATRQKLLDCLSEMLSSSPYRDVKVIDVARKAGTSPATFYQYFPDVEGAVLEIAEEMAKEGAGLTQLVAGRSWVGKAGWQTSEELVEGFLDFWRRHDAILRVVDLGAAEGDKRFYKIRMKILNSVTNSLTESVKELQAKGKVDKDVSPAAMAGSLVAMLAAVASHQKGFTTWGVKQAELKPNLALLVHLGITGKKPTR from the coding sequence ATGACAGGACAAGTACGCACCGTCGACGGCCGCGTGGCCGGTCGACGCGGTCAGGCGACGCGGCAGAAGCTGCTCGACTGCCTCAGCGAGATGCTCAGCTCCTCGCCGTACCGGGACGTCAAAGTCATCGACGTCGCCCGGAAGGCGGGGACTTCACCCGCGACCTTCTATCAGTACTTCCCCGACGTCGAGGGCGCCGTCCTCGAAATCGCCGAGGAGATGGCCAAGGAGGGTGCCGGACTGACCCAACTGGTCGCCGGCCGCTCCTGGGTCGGCAAGGCCGGCTGGCAGACCTCCGAGGAACTGGTCGAGGGATTCCTCGACTTCTGGCGCCGTCACGACGCCATCCTCCGGGTGGTCGACCTCGGCGCGGCCGAAGGCGACAAGCGGTTCTACAAGATCCGCATGAAGATCCTGAACTCGGTCACCAACTCCCTTACGGAGTCGGTGAAGGAGCTCCAGGCCAAGGGCAAGGTCGACAAGGACGTCAGCCCCGCGGCGATGGCGGGCTCCCTGGTCGCGATGCTGGCCGCGGTCGCCTCGCACCAGAAGGGCTTCACCACCTGGGGCGTCAAGCAGGCGGAACTCAAGCCCAACCTCGCCCTGTTGGTGCATCTGGGCATCACCGGCAAGAAGCCGACGAGGTAG
- a CDS encoding VOC family protein: MAAFAHSVPCWVDVQLSDLEAGKRFYGGLFGWTFRAGDGLPFADAYSDGRLVAALAAKQDGRMPTAWGVYFSTDDITATVALIREAGGQVITDPVRAGRAGVLAQAADPGGAVFGLWQAGDRAGFEKQNEPGAFCWTEVYTRQPAAVDAFYERVFGFRGTDMDETAVGATGTAESGIDFRMWSPADAEPGPDTAVGGRSVITDAFPAVMPSYFLTYFAVADCDRAAETVVHLGGRVTAPPFDIPYGRMAVVQDDQGAAFAVLQPTELLP; the protein is encoded by the coding sequence ATGGCCGCATTCGCGCACTCCGTGCCGTGCTGGGTGGATGTGCAGCTCTCCGACCTCGAAGCGGGCAAGCGCTTCTACGGCGGGCTCTTCGGATGGACCTTCCGGGCGGGCGACGGCCTGCCCTTCGCGGACGCCTACAGCGACGGCAGGCTCGTCGCCGCACTCGCGGCGAAACAGGACGGCCGGATGCCGACCGCCTGGGGCGTCTACTTCTCCACCGACGACATCACCGCCACGGTGGCCCTGATCAGGGAAGCGGGCGGCCAGGTGATCACCGATCCGGTGCGCGCGGGCCGGGCCGGGGTGCTGGCCCAGGCCGCCGACCCCGGGGGCGCGGTCTTCGGTCTGTGGCAGGCGGGCGACCGGGCGGGCTTCGAGAAGCAGAACGAGCCGGGTGCCTTCTGCTGGACCGAGGTCTACACCCGGCAGCCGGCGGCCGTCGACGCCTTCTACGAGCGGGTCTTCGGTTTCCGGGGCACGGACATGGACGAGACCGCCGTCGGGGCCACCGGCACCGCCGAGTCCGGCATCGACTTCCGGATGTGGTCGCCCGCGGACGCCGAGCCGGGGCCCGACACGGCGGTCGGCGGGCGCAGTGTCATCACGGACGCCTTCCCCGCCGTGATGCCCAGCTACTTCCTCACCTACTTCGCCGTCGCCGACTGCGACCGGGCCGCCGAGACCGTCGTCCACCTGGGCGGCCGGGTCACCGCGCCGCCGTTCGACATCCCGTACGGGCGGATGGCGGTCGTCCAGGACGACCAGGGCGCCGCCTTCGCCGTACTCCAGCCGACCGAACTCCTGCCCTGA
- a CDS encoding outer membrane protein assembly factor BamB family protein, with the protein MVEQLTQHDPRRIGPFEVLGRLGAGGMGLVYLARSASGRRVAIKTVRTELAEDQLFRVRFTREVEAARAVSGFYTAAVVDADPRAAVPWLATAYVPAPSLEEIVNECGPMPTQAVRWLAAGIAEALQSIHGAGLVHRDLKPSNVLVVEDGPRVIDFGIASGVSNTRLTMTNVAVGTPAYMSPEQARDSRSVTGASDVFSLGSTLVFAATGHAPFHGANPVETVFMLLREGPDTEGLPDDLRPLIESCMQMDATRRPSPADLQAQLAPHLFASGSDDSGTASAWLPHRATAMIEQRRGGGRTIAPAAPVPAHAPAPVAAPPQPPNPPQGADWETAWRSGADLRSPSPGPAPSPDGGPVRLAGAKVPIGPGLRPGEVRGAAAAHADPATGWVRPPAGVNGATAPTAPVPAPTPAPDAAPAAPDRWRPWRFRMSNDVWGTPVVAGDLLYVTSFEVHALDVGNGRRQFKTRDVAWAMAVDGGRIHGSDGPSLYALDAATGAERWRLQTDAWVYSLKADRGTVLTGTRGGGVQAWEASSGEKLWETSGVQTDFETPEAGPAIHDGTVYLWQDARLRAVDARTGGERWSYPIGDAASCGGVPVRVTPAPDGCVYVSAGTRVLAVDSVSGHVRWHFESPAVFLSPPAFAPGPAVTGGGVYLADYLGTVYALDATTGKDRWRIATEARQSIEPVLVAAGNVHVGSGSALYTLDAVTGTPKWRFAAGGDVVGAPVVADGRVHFGSADHVLYTLDAAGGQLRWKLATGGEITGSPVARAGVVYACSKDRCVYALDALKGTGTGNRARA; encoded by the coding sequence GTGGTGGAGCAGCTGACGCAGCACGACCCGAGGCGGATCGGCCCGTTCGAGGTGCTGGGACGACTCGGGGCCGGCGGCATGGGGCTGGTCTATCTCGCGCGCTCGGCGTCGGGCCGGCGGGTGGCGATCAAGACGGTACGCACGGAGCTCGCGGAGGACCAGCTGTTCCGGGTCCGCTTCACGCGCGAGGTGGAGGCCGCCCGCGCGGTCAGCGGGTTCTACACGGCGGCCGTGGTGGACGCCGACCCGCGAGCGGCGGTGCCGTGGCTGGCCACCGCCTACGTACCCGCCCCCTCGCTCGAGGAGATAGTGAATGAGTGCGGGCCGATGCCGACCCAGGCGGTGCGGTGGCTCGCGGCCGGGATCGCCGAGGCGCTCCAGTCCATCCACGGCGCGGGCCTCGTCCACCGCGACCTGAAGCCGTCCAACGTGCTCGTCGTCGAGGACGGGCCGCGCGTGATCGACTTCGGGATCGCGTCCGGGGTCTCCAACACCCGGCTGACCATGACGAACGTGGCGGTGGGCACGCCCGCCTACATGTCTCCCGAGCAGGCACGTGACTCACGGAGCGTGACCGGGGCCAGCGACGTGTTCTCGCTCGGCTCGACGCTGGTGTTCGCGGCGACCGGGCACGCGCCGTTCCACGGTGCCAACCCCGTCGAGACGGTGTTCATGCTGCTGCGGGAGGGCCCCGACACGGAGGGCCTGCCCGACGACCTGAGACCGCTGATCGAGTCCTGCATGCAGATGGACGCCACGCGGCGGCCGAGCCCGGCCGATCTGCAGGCCCAGCTCGCCCCGCACCTCTTCGCCTCCGGCAGCGACGACAGCGGTACGGCGTCGGCGTGGCTGCCGCACCGGGCCACCGCGATGATCGAGCAGCGGCGCGGCGGTGGTCGCACGATCGCACCGGCCGCCCCGGTCCCCGCGCACGCCCCCGCGCCGGTGGCCGCGCCCCCGCAGCCGCCGAACCCGCCGCAGGGCGCGGACTGGGAGACGGCCTGGCGCAGCGGTGCCGACCTCCGTTCCCCTTCCCCCGGCCCGGCCCCCTCGCCCGACGGCGGCCCCGTACGGCTGGCCGGTGCGAAGGTGCCGATCGGTCCCGGGCTGCGGCCCGGCGAGGTCCGGGGCGCAGCGGCTGCGCACGCCGATCCGGCCACCGGCTGGGTGCGCCCGCCCGCAGGGGTGAACGGCGCCACCGCGCCGACCGCTCCCGTGCCCGCCCCCACGCCCGCCCCGGATGCGGCGCCCGCCGCTCCGGACCGCTGGCGGCCCTGGCGTTTCCGCATGTCGAACGATGTGTGGGGCACGCCGGTCGTCGCCGGTGACCTGCTGTACGTGACGTCCTTCGAGGTCCACGCGCTCGATGTGGGCAACGGAAGGCGCCAGTTCAAGACCCGGGACGTGGCCTGGGCGATGGCGGTCGACGGCGGCCGGATACACGGTTCGGACGGCCCGTCCCTGTACGCGCTCGACGCGGCGACCGGCGCCGAACGGTGGCGGTTGCAGACGGACGCCTGGGTCTACTCCCTGAAGGCCGACCGCGGCACCGTCCTGACCGGGACGAGGGGCGGCGGCGTACAGGCGTGGGAGGCGTCCAGCGGCGAGAAGCTGTGGGAGACCTCGGGCGTCCAGACGGACTTCGAGACGCCGGAGGCGGGGCCCGCGATCCACGACGGCACGGTGTACCTGTGGCAGGACGCCCGGCTGCGCGCCGTCGACGCCCGTACGGGTGGCGAGCGGTGGTCGTACCCGATCGGTGACGCGGCCTCCTGCGGCGGTGTGCCGGTACGGGTGACCCCGGCGCCGGACGGCTGCGTGTACGTCTCCGCGGGGACCCGGGTGCTGGCCGTGGACTCGGTCTCCGGCCATGTGCGCTGGCACTTCGAGTCGCCGGCCGTCTTCCTCTCCCCGCCCGCGTTCGCCCCGGGACCCGCGGTCACCGGGGGCGGGGTGTACCTCGCCGACTACCTCGGCACGGTGTACGCACTCGACGCCACGACCGGCAAGGACCGCTGGCGGATCGCCACGGAGGCGCGCCAGTCCATCGAGCCGGTGCTGGTGGCGGCGGGGAACGTCCATGTCGGCAGCGGGAGCGCGCTGTACACGCTGGACGCGGTGACGGGCACCCCGAAGTGGCGGTTCGCGGCGGGCGGCGACGTGGTGGGCGCACCGGTGGTCGCGGACGGCCGCGTGCACTTCGGCTCCGCCGACCACGTGCTCTACACGCTGGACGCGGCGGGCGGCCAGCTCCGCTGGAAGCTCGCCACGGGCGGCGAGATCACGGGCTCGCCGGTGGCGCGGGCGGGTGTGGTGTACGCGTGCAGCAAGGACCGCTGTGTGTACGCGCTGGACGCGCTGAAGGGCACGGGCACGGGGAACCGGGCGCGGGCCTAG
- a CDS encoding enoyl-CoA hydratase/isomerase family protein translates to MLRTETDDGTGVALVTLDRPAKLNAIDLATADELAAAWRAFRYDEAVRAVVLTGAGGRAFCTGIDRGAEVPQPPSPYTIDDPLIAIGPKANDLWKPVIVAVEGMACGGAFYLLGEAEFVIASEEATFFDPHTTYGMVSAYEAISMAQRMPFGEVARMSLMGTAERVTARRAYETGLVSEVTPVGGAVDAALRAAAVIASYPTAAVQGTVRAVWSAKEAARAQALAHAPQLIALGNLAPEQQAELFGKRGAGGTYRLR, encoded by the coding sequence GTGCTGCGCACGGAGACGGATGACGGCACCGGGGTCGCGCTCGTCACCCTCGACCGGCCGGCGAAACTCAACGCGATCGACCTCGCTACGGCGGACGAACTCGCCGCGGCCTGGCGGGCGTTCCGCTACGACGAGGCGGTACGGGCGGTCGTCCTCACCGGGGCGGGCGGGCGCGCCTTCTGTACCGGGATCGACCGGGGGGCCGAGGTGCCGCAGCCGCCTTCCCCGTACACGATCGACGATCCGCTGATCGCGATCGGCCCGAAGGCGAACGATCTGTGGAAGCCCGTGATCGTCGCGGTGGAGGGGATGGCCTGCGGCGGGGCGTTCTACCTGCTGGGCGAGGCCGAGTTCGTCATCGCCTCCGAGGAGGCGACGTTCTTCGACCCGCACACGACGTACGGCATGGTCAGCGCGTACGAGGCGATCTCGATGGCGCAGCGGATGCCGTTCGGCGAGGTCGCCCGGATGTCGCTGATGGGCACCGCCGAACGGGTCACGGCCCGGCGCGCGTACGAGACCGGGCTGGTCAGCGAGGTCACCCCGGTCGGCGGCGCGGTGGACGCGGCGCTGCGGGCGGCGGCGGTCATCGCCTCGTACCCGACGGCTGCCGTCCAGGGCACCGTACGGGCGGTGTGGTCGGCGAAGGAGGCCGCGCGGGCGCAGGCACTGGCCCACGCCCCGCAGCTGATCGCGCTGGGCAATCTGGCTCCGGAGCAGCAGGCCGAGCTGTTCGGGAAGCGGGGCGCAGGCGGGACGTACCGGCTGCGGTGA
- a CDS encoding Zn-ribbon domain-containing OB-fold protein — MDSLLVPVVDEDGAPFWEYAARGELRVQSCAAPDCGELRFPPRPCCPRCQSFDSEWRPMSGRGRIWSYVVPHPPLLPAYAEQAPYNAVVVELAEAPRIRLVGNVVSGPDAPLNSVDPGRLRIGAAVRAVFCPAGPDAPGPTVVRWLLER, encoded by the coding sequence ATGGATTCCCTGCTCGTGCCCGTCGTCGACGAGGACGGGGCCCCCTTCTGGGAGTACGCCGCCCGTGGCGAACTCCGCGTCCAGTCCTGCGCCGCCCCCGACTGCGGCGAGCTCCGCTTCCCGCCCCGGCCCTGCTGCCCGCGCTGCCAGTCCTTCGACAGCGAGTGGCGGCCGATGAGCGGACGCGGCCGGATCTGGTCGTACGTGGTGCCTCATCCGCCCCTGCTGCCCGCGTACGCCGAACAGGCCCCGTACAACGCCGTCGTCGTCGAACTGGCCGAGGCCCCACGGATCCGGCTGGTCGGCAATGTGGTGAGCGGACCGGACGCACCGCTGAACTCGGTCGATCCGGGGCGGCTACGGATCGGAGCGGCCGTGAGGGCGGTCTTCTGCCCGGCCGGCCCCGACGCCCCCGGTCCGACCGTGGTCCGCTGGCTGCTGGAGCGGTGA
- a CDS encoding lipid-transfer protein, which produces MATLKDVTAIAGIGQTAFAKQLPESEKVLACRAIVAALDDAGIAASEVDGFASYTMEETDEVEVAKAIGAGDVTFFSKVGYGGGGSCATIAHLAAAVATGQASVGVAWRSRKRGSGPRPWKNTAVQLPTPAQWTRPYGLLRPSDEIGMLARRYMHEYGATRDHLFNVALACRNRANQNPDAMMYERPLTRDMYMTSRWISEPLCLFDNCLETDGALACVIVSAERARDCRQKPVYIHSVAQGLPAQHHGMVNYWNDDPLTGPAWTAARQLWKQADFGPGDVDVAQIYDAFTPLIPLSLEGYGFCGRGEGAAFTEGGALEIGGRLPLNTGGGGLSEAYVHGFNLINEGVKQLRGVSTAQVPDAATCLVTAGEGVPTSAVLLRS; this is translated from the coding sequence GTGGCGACGCTCAAAGACGTGACAGCGATAGCCGGTATAGGACAGACGGCCTTCGCGAAACAACTACCGGAGAGCGAGAAGGTGTTGGCCTGTCGCGCCATCGTCGCGGCGCTCGACGACGCCGGGATCGCGGCGTCGGAGGTCGACGGGTTCGCCTCGTACACGATGGAGGAGACCGACGAGGTCGAGGTCGCCAAGGCCATCGGCGCCGGTGACGTCACCTTCTTCAGCAAGGTGGGGTACGGGGGCGGCGGCTCCTGCGCGACGATCGCGCACCTCGCCGCGGCCGTCGCCACCGGACAGGCGAGCGTGGGCGTGGCCTGGCGGTCCCGGAAGCGCGGGTCGGGGCCCCGGCCCTGGAAGAACACCGCCGTCCAGCTGCCGACCCCCGCCCAGTGGACCCGGCCCTACGGGCTGCTGCGGCCGTCCGACGAGATCGGGATGCTGGCGCGGCGCTACATGCACGAGTACGGGGCCACCCGCGACCACCTCTTCAACGTCGCCCTCGCCTGCCGCAACCGCGCCAACCAGAACCCCGACGCGATGATGTACGAACGGCCGCTGACCCGCGACATGTATATGACCTCGCGCTGGATCAGTGAGCCGCTCTGCCTCTTCGACAACTGCCTGGAGACGGACGGAGCGCTCGCCTGCGTCATCGTCTCCGCCGAACGGGCCCGCGACTGCCGGCAGAAGCCCGTCTACATCCACTCCGTCGCCCAGGGCCTCCCCGCGCAGCACCACGGGATGGTCAACTACTGGAACGACGACCCGCTCACCGGGCCCGCCTGGACGGCGGCCCGACAGCTGTGGAAGCAGGCCGACTTCGGGCCGGGAGACGTCGATGTGGCCCAGATCTACGACGCGTTCACCCCGCTCATCCCGCTCTCCCTGGAGGGCTACGGGTTCTGCGGGCGCGGCGAGGGCGCCGCGTTCACCGAGGGTGGTGCCCTGGAGATCGGCGGACGGCTGCCGCTCAACACGGGCGGCGGCGGGCTCAGCGAGGCGTACGTGCACGGCTTCAACCTCATCAACGAGGGCGTGAAGCAGCTGCGCGGCGTCTCCACCGCCCAGGTCCCCGACGCCGCGACCTGCCTGGTCACCGCCGGGGAGGGCGTCCCCACCTCCGCCGTCCTGCTGAGGAGCTGA
- a CDS encoding FadD3 family acyl-CoA ligase — protein sequence MRGDEEWSTVPELVRAAAQRYGDREAVVEGRTRITYTELGERVERAAAACIATGVEPGDRVAVWAPNTLDWIVSALGAVTAGAVLVPLNTRFKGTEAAYILQRSRAKLLFVTGTFLGTSYVASLRRSEVRLPALERVVVLADTAPDDYLTWKDFLASGEGISPEAVRERADAITPTTPSDIIYTSGTTGRPKGAVITHAQTLRCYAIWSDLAGLREGDRYLIVNPFFHTFGYKAGIIACLMRGATMVPQPVFNVDTVLANIAAERISVLPGPPTLHQSLLDHPSRSAHDLSPLRLVVTGAAVVPLQLVERLRTELGIATVLTAYGLSEASGIVTMCRTGDPADVIASTSGRAIPGTEVRVLADPGAPGEVLVRGFNVMAGYFEDPDTTAATITPDGWLRTGDIGVLDDAGNLRITDRIKDMFIVGGFNAYPAEIEQLLGLHPDVADVAVVGVPDPRLGEVGKAYAVRRPGATVTADDLIAWSRREMANYKVPRAVEFVAELPRNASGKVLKGELRGRG from the coding sequence ATGCGCGGCGACGAGGAATGGTCCACCGTCCCGGAGCTGGTACGGGCGGCGGCGCAGCGGTACGGGGACCGCGAGGCGGTCGTCGAAGGCCGCACCCGCATCACTTACACGGAACTCGGCGAACGCGTCGAACGGGCCGCGGCGGCCTGCATCGCGACGGGTGTCGAACCCGGGGACCGGGTCGCCGTCTGGGCGCCGAACACCCTGGACTGGATCGTCTCCGCACTCGGGGCGGTCACCGCGGGCGCGGTCCTCGTTCCCCTCAACACCCGCTTCAAGGGCACGGAAGCGGCGTACATCCTGCAACGGAGCCGGGCCAAGCTGCTCTTCGTCACCGGCACCTTCCTGGGCACCTCGTACGTGGCGTCCCTGCGCCGGTCCGAGGTCCGGCTGCCGGCCCTGGAACGCGTGGTGGTGCTGGCCGACACCGCGCCCGACGACTACCTGACCTGGAAGGACTTCCTGGCCTCGGGGGAGGGGATATCTCCCGAGGCGGTACGGGAACGGGCGGACGCGATCACCCCCACCACCCCCTCCGACATCATCTACACCTCGGGCACCACGGGCCGCCCGAAGGGCGCGGTCATCACCCACGCACAGACCCTGCGCTGCTACGCGATCTGGAGCGACCTGGCCGGCCTCCGCGAAGGCGACCGCTACCTCATCGTGAACCCCTTCTTCCACACCTTCGGCTACAAGGCGGGGATCATCGCCTGCCTCATGCGCGGGGCGACGATGGTCCCGCAACCGGTCTTCAACGTGGACACGGTCCTCGCGAACATCGCCGCCGAACGCATCTCGGTCCTGCCCGGCCCGCCCACGCTCCACCAGTCCCTGCTGGACCACCCGTCCCGCAGCGCCCACGACCTCTCACCGCTCCGCCTCGTCGTCACGGGCGCTGCGGTGGTCCCGCTCCAACTGGTGGAACGCCTGCGCACCGAGCTGGGCATCGCGACGGTCCTCACCGCGTACGGCCTCTCCGAGGCGAGCGGCATCGTCACCATGTGCCGCACCGGCGACCCCGCCGACGTCATCGCCTCCACCTCCGGCCGCGCGATCCCCGGCACGGAGGTCCGCGTCCTGGCCGACCCGGGCGCCCCCGGCGAGGTCCTGGTCCGCGGCTTCAACGTCATGGCGGGCTACTTCGAGGACCCGGACACGACGGCCGCCACGATCACCCCCGACGGCTGGCTCCGCACGGGCGACATCGGCGTCCTGGACGACGCCGGCAACCTCCGCATCACGGACCGGATCAAGGACATGTTCATCGTCGGCGGCTTCAACGCGTACCCGGCGGAGATCGAACAACTCCTGGGCCTGCACCCGGACGTGGCGGACGTCGCGGTGGTCGGAGTCCCGGACCCGAGGCTGGGCGAGGTCGGCAAGGCGTACGCGGTGCGGCGGCCGGGCGCGACGGTGACGGCGGACGACCTGATCGCGTGGTCGCGGCGGGAGATGGCGAACTACAAGGTGCCGAGGGCGGTGGAGTTCGTGGCGGAACTCCCGAGGAACGCGAGCGGCAAGGTGCTGAAGGGGGAGCTGCGCGGCAGAGGCTGA